The window cacacagaatgaagttttttgaaaatctaaaaatgcagaaagtttcctgtaaggggtaggtttaggtgtaggcttggtgtagggtgatagaatatacagtctgtacagtagaaaaagcattacgcctatggagagtccccacaaggatagcaaaccagacgtgtgtgtgtgtgtgtgtgtgtgtgcctaatttcaatgaacaaaaatgatGTTTAATCACTGATCTACAATAGAGAACATTATATAGATCAGTGTTTTTAATAGAAGGACAAACTGAAATAGCCCTGGTAGTGCCTgcatttactatttaaaatgttaacatgAAATCAGTGCAGTTTGTACTTTCATTTACAGTCAACAACTCCATGCAAAGGCCatcaacaactttttttttcttctttttttcttttattccccTCGAACTTAAAAGCAAATTTTACTCACAAATGTTCCCAGTTAAATGAAACAGGTTAATAACACAACTATCCCATGTAACACATTAAATAGCGAGCAGAATGCAGGTTTGTGTTGATCTCTCACCTGCATGCAGGTATTTGTTGAGAGAGTCGTGTAGATCGGGCACAGGTAGAGGAGGGAGGCTGCTCTGATACTGAAACGTCCGCTCCGCAGTGGACTCGAACACCCGATTATCCATTACTACTGGACCGATTCAACTGACAATCAGATCAGACGAATACTCAGAACGACTCAGTGGCAGCATGTCCAATCATAACGTATCAGATTACAAATACACTTCTGCACAATCTGTTTGTGTTTACTCCCCCAGAGACGTGCACTTGACGCAGTGACTTTCAATGCAGGATTCACTCTAGATTTAAAGCCCTAATGCATAAACAAATCACTTCATGAAATGACTAATAAAATCACTTTATCGGgaatacacataaaaaaaaattttttttttaaaatttaaaaaactcaTATCATAAAACATGTGCAGGTCATGATGAACACACATAATGTAAACAGAAAGTGACTAACCTCAATGAGACAAGAGACTGTAGCAATGCAGAAACGGCTATAAACGCAGTCTCGATACTTTACTGAAGAACCTCGAAGCTTACATTCAACACCAGATCGGGAATCGCTCCCGTTACCTTTGCCCTAATTACTGAAAAGTGAAGTCAAAAACAAtaacactgactcaatcaaacATGGCTGCCTGCCTGAACAGATTTCAAAATACAGGTTCTGCAGGAACTTCAGCGAGCAGTGAATGactgaataaatgaaattttctgttcatttttagactaaataaatattttcagacatttttttaatgtttttcactAACACAAAAAGCGCTGTTATTAATTTGGTTACAACAAAATCATTATATTCAAAAACGTTTTGAAcgtttcattcattcaaatatcATCAGTCACGAATGTCATTAAATTTTTCTTAGGAAAACTCAATTtgacataaaacaaaacatccaTTCTCATGAAATGTCCGGATGTGTGATACAAAAAggattttgtaaataaaacaatattaaaataatctttaatacagacatttaaaataagttgatcatgaaatgcatttaagccatttttgtttgatttactttctttaatgtactttttaataCCTTAAATGACCCAGACAAGAATAATGACACAGTCACGTCATTgactatatgtatatatatagtaaaagattatatattgtgtttaacAAAACAACCttttacctaaaaaaaaaagtttatacatctttataataaataaataaatataaaaggagaaagagaaataattaaatgggtaagaaattaaataagaaattcgtttaattaaataaattaaatttaaaaaaagttaatttagatAACTTAAATTATTGGTTTGTTGCAATTACACTCGTTTGATTCACTCAAGAGTTCTCTGGCATGTTTCTGAGTGCTGTTTTTCCCTGATTTGGCAACACCTACAAGGCCTGGCTTTGGTAAGATTTCCACATCTTGCATTCTGCATTCGATCCAAAGAGCTGTTGTGATGACTACGCTTCAGTGAGTGCACTGCGGATAAAGAAGCTCTTTGTGTGAAGGGCACAATTACTGGTCCTCAAGCCTGAGGACTCAGCTAATACTAATGAAGCAATACATAAAAACTCCCTGCAgaatttaatttcatgtttagatatataaaataaagaggAGAGCTTTAACATATTTGACATCTTTATTTAATTACAAGATTATATTCTTACATCTTTAGAGTTGAGTGGTATCTCTATGAAACCAAGTGAGTTATCTTTTAATCTGTTAATCTATATCACATAAGAAGAAAACAGGTTAAaaacccaaaacaaacaaaaaaatcctgaCCTCGATTCATATTTTAATCTTACAGTTTTTTCATAGTGAAGCTTTAATATCTACCTAAAACTAAGTAGATGATTTCTCCAATCACATTCCGTACTTTTCAATGGCTTTCTTGGCCAGGGATATGTAGGCATTCATGGCATCTTCATTTGACATACCTGTTAGAGAAAAGAGTGATACATGAATCAAGCCATCATCAGAAACATTTGAAGGAAGGGGCTCTTATGTAGCCGAGTACAAATCTGAatacaatttatataataaatacaaacaagTGCGAGTACAACTATGGCATTCCTTTTAACTGCTCGAAAATATAGAGGAAAAAGCAGGataaaggttgttttttttttctttcttacctTTCCTTGAATTCCAAGCATCCCATTTGGCTTTCCCTTTCAAATCTGTAATTCCAGGTTTGTCTGCACAAAACAAATTTGAACTATTAGATCTAAGCGCCAAGCTCAGATATGgtttaattaatacaaatatttataatggTCTACAACAATTACCAGTATTAATGTCCCCAACGATGGCTTGCTTATAGAGGCCATACAAATCCAGCAGCTCTTGGTCTGTAGGTCTGGTTTTCACTTTCTTTACGTTCTCTGCATGTTGCTCAAATTCAGCCTACAGCCACAGAgatcatgatttatttatttattattattattattatttatttatttttttattttttgctgtgaTCCTATAACAATATTATTAAGCTCTAATGTGTATCAGCTTATATtgggaaaaaaagtgtcacataGTCTGACCCATTTTGCCCCACTAAGCACATTCTTAATCAGCTATTGTTCAGTATCACAACGAACTAATAGTTTTGCGTGCCAGCATGAATGCTCTTTGTACCCATATAAACCTACAGGATATGGGTTGGCATTTGAGAGACAGGCTTTCATATGAAATGGATTGTATACATCGCGCAACTTACTTTTTTGGTAGAGCAAGAATAAAGGGCAAAATGACGTAATACATTCACGAGCGCACATCCAGAAGCTGCAGATGAAAACAATCCTGATATCTGGATGCGTAACATGCGCCTGAGCGCACGACGACAATACAATTAGCTTTTGCGTGTACAACAAAATCTAAAGCAGTATTATAATAAGGCTTGTAATCTTTAAAATCCTACCTATATATATCCAGCTGTGGAGTTAAAGAACTATCCAAACGTTTTGTTATTCATGCATTAACTCACATCTCATCAAAAGCAAGGAACGTGGAATTGAAAGAAAACCGTGCAGATAAATACCTTCAAAGTCATTTTCTTAGGCGAGTACTGTGCGGCTGGGCGCGTCAGCTAGAACGTAGCGTAGATGCACTGATGAATAGAG is drawn from Onychostoma macrolepis isolate SWU-2019 chromosome 16, ASM1243209v1, whole genome shotgun sequence and contains these coding sequences:
- the acbd7 gene encoding acyl-CoA-binding domain-containing protein 7 isoform X1, whose translation is MLRIQISGLFSSAASGCALVNVLRHFALYSCSTKKAEFEQHAENVKKVKTRPTDQELLDLYGLYKQAIVGDINTDKPGITDLKGKAKWDAWNSRKGMSNEDAMNAYISLAKKAIEKYGM
- the acbd7 gene encoding acyl-CoA-binding domain-containing protein 7 isoform X2, whose amino-acid sequence is MTLKAEFEQHAENVKKVKTRPTDQELLDLYGLYKQAIVGDINTDKPGITDLKGKAKWDAWNSRKGMSNEDAMNAYISLAKKAIEKYGM